Proteins encoded within one genomic window of Prochlorococcus marinus str. MIT 9515:
- the rplX gene encoding 50S ribosomal protein L24, with product MLDSIKQKKNSKRIKMRIKTGDLVKVINGKEKGKTGEVLKTIPLENRVVVKGINLRTKHVKPTQEGESGRILTEEASLHASNVMFFSKDKNIVSKIEFFIDKEGVKKRKLKKTGELID from the coding sequence ATGTTGGATTCAATTAAACAAAAGAAAAATTCCAAACGAATAAAAATGAGAATCAAAACAGGTGACTTAGTTAAAGTTATTAATGGAAAAGAAAAAGGTAAGACTGGTGAAGTTTTAAAAACCATTCCATTAGAAAATAGAGTAGTAGTTAAGGGAATAAATCTTAGAACAAAACATGTTAAACCTACTCAAGAAGGCGAAAGTGGGAGGATATTGACTGAAGAAGCTTCATTACATGCCTCTAACGTAATGTTTTTTTCTAAAGATAAAAATATAGTAAGCAAAATTGAATTTTTTATTGATAAAGAAGGAGTAAAAAAAAGGAAATTGAAAAAAACTGGTGAACTAATTGATTAA
- the rplN gene encoding 50S ribosomal protein L14 yields the protein MIQQETYLTVADNSGAKRLQCIRVLGSNRRYAHVGDVVVASVKDALPNMGVKKSDVVKAVIVRTRHTLRRNTGNSIRFDDNAAVLINEDKNPKGTRVFGPVARELRDKNFTKIVSLAPEVI from the coding sequence ATGATTCAACAAGAAACTTATTTAACCGTTGCAGATAACAGCGGGGCCAAAAGATTACAATGCATAAGGGTTTTAGGTTCAAATAGAAGATATGCTCATGTGGGAGATGTTGTAGTTGCATCAGTAAAAGATGCATTGCCAAATATGGGAGTTAAAAAATCAGATGTAGTTAAAGCTGTTATTGTTAGGACAAGACATACTTTAAGAAGAAATACAGGCAATTCTATTCGTTTTGATGATAATGCAGCTGTTTTGATTAATGAAGATAAAAATCCAAAAGGCACTAGAGTCTTTGGTCCTGTAGCAAGGGAATTACGGGATAAGAATTTTACTAAGATTGTTTCTTTAGCTCCGGAGGTTATTTAA
- the rpsQ gene encoding 30S ribosomal protein S17 gives MALKERIGTVVSDKMDKTVVVAVINRYPHPTYKKIVSKTTRYKAHDPENSCAMGDRVKIKETRPLSAHKRWAIEEILNKTIKNKEDKK, from the coding sequence ATGGCACTTAAAGAAAGAATTGGTACTGTTGTAAGCGACAAAATGGATAAAACAGTTGTTGTCGCCGTTATCAATAGATATCCTCATCCAACTTATAAAAAAATTGTAAGTAAAACTACTCGCTACAAGGCACATGATCCAGAAAATAGCTGTGCTATGGGCGATAGAGTTAAAATTAAAGAAACTAGACCACTAAGTGCTCATAAGAGATGGGCAATAGAAGAAATTCTCAACAAAACAATAAAGAATAAGGAGGATAAAAAATGA
- the rpmC gene encoding 50S ribosomal protein L29: MKNSESIKEFKKLNSSEINEKIDQLRKDLFDLRFKQATRQLNETHQFKIIKKQVAQLLTLSKSQSNSQKSSD; the protein is encoded by the coding sequence ATGAAAAACTCAGAATCTATAAAAGAATTTAAAAAATTAAATTCTTCTGAAATTAATGAAAAAATTGATCAATTACGTAAAGATCTTTTCGACTTGAGGTTTAAACAAGCGACAAGACAGCTTAATGAAACTCATCAATTTAAAATCATCAAGAAACAAGTTGCACAATTACTTACACTTAGTAAAAGTCAATCTAATTCTCAAAAATCCTCTGATTAA
- the rplP gene encoding 50S ribosomal protein L16 — translation MLSPKRTKFRKQHRGRMKGIASKGNTIAFGQFALQAQDCGWVTARQIEASRRAMTRYVKRGGKIWIRIFPDKPVTMRPAETRMGSGKGNPEFWVAVVKPGRILFEMGGEEITEEIAKEAMRLAQYKLPVKTKFISSDKIVGGDSPVEKAIEKESTEEVKK, via the coding sequence ATGCTTAGTCCAAAACGTACTAAATTCCGAAAACAGCATAGAGGTAGAATGAAAGGTATTGCCTCTAAGGGCAACACCATAGCATTTGGTCAGTTTGCACTCCAAGCTCAAGATTGTGGTTGGGTTACTGCTCGTCAGATTGAAGCTAGTAGAAGAGCAATGACAAGGTATGTGAAACGTGGAGGGAAAATATGGATTCGTATTTTTCCAGATAAACCAGTCACCATGAGACCCGCTGAAACAAGAATGGGTTCTGGTAAAGGTAATCCTGAGTTTTGGGTTGCTGTCGTAAAACCGGGAAGAATATTATTTGAAATGGGTGGTGAAGAGATTACAGAAGAAATTGCCAAAGAAGCTATGCGCTTGGCCCAATATAAATTACCTGTTAAAACAAAATTTATTTCAAGCGATAAAATTGTAGGTGGTGATTCACCAGTAGAAAAGGCTATTGAGAAAGAATCAACAGAGGAGGTTAAAAAATGA
- the rpsC gene encoding 30S ribosomal protein S3: protein MGNKINPTGLRLGITQEHRSKWFATSKTYPILLQEDYKIRNFIQKKYSSAGISDVLIARKADQLELELKTARPGVIVGRQGSGIEELRSGIQKTIGDRTRQVRINVVEVERVDADAYLLAEYIAQQLEKRVAFRRTIRMALQRAQRAGVLGLKIQVGGRLNGAEIARSEWTREGRVPLHTLRAEVDYALREANTTYGVLGIKVWVFKGEVLPKEEQTIPVGAIPRRKGSRKPQQFEDRSSNENS from the coding sequence ATGGGAAATAAAATTAATCCAACAGGACTTAGGTTAGGTATTACCCAAGAACATCGTTCCAAATGGTTCGCTACTTCTAAAACTTATCCAATTCTTCTTCAAGAAGACTATAAAATCCGTAACTTTATCCAAAAGAAATATAGTTCAGCTGGAATTAGTGATGTTTTAATTGCTAGAAAAGCCGATCAGTTAGAACTTGAATTGAAAACAGCCAGACCTGGAGTAATTGTAGGAAGACAAGGAAGTGGTATTGAAGAATTGAGATCAGGCATTCAAAAAACTATTGGAGATAGAACCAGACAAGTCAGAATTAATGTAGTTGAAGTAGAGCGAGTTGATGCTGATGCATATTTATTAGCTGAATATATAGCTCAACAATTAGAAAAAAGGGTTGCCTTTCGAAGAACTATAAGGATGGCTTTGCAAAGAGCTCAAAGGGCTGGAGTATTAGGTCTGAAGATACAAGTCGGAGGAAGACTGAATGGTGCCGAAATAGCTAGATCAGAATGGACAAGAGAAGGTAGAGTTCCTCTACATACTCTGAGAGCTGAAGTTGATTATGCACTGCGAGAAGCAAATACAACTTATGGTGTTTTGGGTATTAAAGTTTGGGTTTTTAAAGGAGAGGTACTTCCTAAAGAAGAACAAACTATTCCTGTTGGGGCGATACCTAGAAGGAAAGGTAGTCGAAAGCCACAGCAATTTGAGGATCGTTCATCTAATGAGAATTCATAG
- the rplV gene encoding 50S ribosomal protein L22, whose translation MIKKSEMTKKAIAHGKYIRGSASKVRRVLDQIRGKSYRDALIMLEFMPYRSTDPITKVLRSAVANAEHNLGMEPSSLVISSASADNGPVMKRFRPRAQGRAFSIKKQTCHISISVESAPNQTNTEAQN comes from the coding sequence ATGATAAAAAAATCTGAAATGACAAAAAAAGCTATTGCTCACGGTAAGTACATTCGTGGATCTGCATCAAAAGTAAGAAGAGTTCTTGATCAAATTAGAGGTAAATCTTATCGAGATGCACTTATTATGTTGGAATTCATGCCATATAGATCTACAGATCCTATTACCAAAGTATTAAGATCTGCAGTAGCAAATGCAGAACATAACTTAGGTATGGAACCTTCCTCCTTAGTAATTTCTTCAGCTTCAGCTGATAATGGACCAGTAATGAAAAGGTTCAGACCAAGAGCTCAAGGTAGAGCTTTCTCTATCAAAAAACAGACTTGCCATATCAGTATTTCTGTTGAATCTGCTCCAAATCAAACTAATACGGAGGCTCAAAACTAA
- the rpsS gene encoding 30S ribosomal protein S19, whose amino-acid sequence MGRSLKKGPFIADSLLKKVEKQNTENDKSVIKTWSRSSTILPVMIGHTIAVHNGKAHIPVFITEQMIGHKLGEFAPTRTYRGHLRDKKGAR is encoded by the coding sequence ATGGGACGTTCATTAAAAAAAGGACCTTTTATAGCAGATAGTTTGCTTAAAAAGGTAGAAAAACAAAATACTGAAAATGATAAATCAGTTATAAAAACATGGTCTCGATCTTCGACGATACTTCCTGTTATGATTGGTCATACGATCGCAGTCCATAATGGTAAGGCCCATATACCAGTATTTATAACTGAACAAATGATTGGCCATAAATTAGGTGAATTCGCTCCTACTAGAACCTATCGTGGTCACTTAAGAGATAAGAAGGGGGCAAGATAA
- the rplB gene encoding 50S ribosomal protein L2, with amino-acid sequence MAIRKFKPYTPGTRQRVVTDFSEITGSKPERSLIVSKHRNKGRNNRGVITCRHRGGGHKRQYRLVDFRRDKRNINAKVAAIHYDPHRNARLALLFYEDGEKRYIIAPAGIKVGQNVISGDSVPIEDGNAMPLSVMPLGSSVHCVELYAGRGAQMVRSAGASAQLMAKEGDYVALKLPSTEVRLVRKECYATLGEVGNAEIRNTSLGKAGRTRWLGRRPQVRGSVMNPCDHPHGGGEGKAPIGRAGPVTPWGKAALGLKTRKKNKPSNNLVVRRRRRISKRSRGGRDS; translated from the coding sequence ATGGCTATTCGTAAATTCAAACCCTACACACCTGGAACTAGGCAAAGAGTTGTTACTGACTTTAGTGAGATAACAGGCTCTAAACCTGAAAGATCATTAATAGTTTCTAAGCATAGAAATAAAGGGAGAAATAACAGAGGTGTTATAACTTGTCGCCATAGAGGTGGTGGACATAAAAGACAATATAGATTAGTAGATTTTAGAAGAGATAAGAGAAACATTAATGCCAAAGTGGCAGCTATTCATTATGATCCTCATAGAAATGCTAGGCTTGCACTGTTATTCTACGAAGATGGAGAGAAAAGGTATATTATCGCTCCTGCAGGCATAAAAGTTGGTCAAAATGTAATTTCTGGTGATAGTGTTCCAATTGAAGATGGTAATGCAATGCCTTTATCTGTTATGCCATTAGGATCGAGTGTTCATTGTGTAGAACTATATGCTGGGAGAGGTGCTCAAATGGTCAGATCTGCAGGAGCTAGTGCACAATTAATGGCGAAAGAGGGGGATTATGTAGCATTGAAACTCCCTTCTACAGAAGTTCGACTTGTTCGTAAGGAATGTTATGCAACTTTAGGTGAGGTGGGTAACGCGGAAATACGCAATACCAGCTTGGGAAAAGCAGGAAGAACAAGATGGTTAGGTAGAAGACCTCAAGTGAGAGGTAGTGTTATGAACCCATGTGATCATCCACATGGAGGAGGAGAGGGAAAGGCTCCGATTGGTCGGGCAGGTCCTGTAACCCCTTGGGGTAAGGCAGCACTTGGATTGAAGACACGTAAGAAGAACAAGCCAAGTAATAACTTAGTCGTTCGAAGACGTCGAAGGATCTCTAAGAGAAGTAGAGGAGGAAGAGATTCTTGA
- a CDS encoding 50S ribosomal protein L23 — protein sequence MSKLFESRLADVIRKPVITEKATNALDLNQYTFEVDHRAAKPQIKAAIEALFNVKVIGINTMNPPRRTRRVGKFSGKRSQVKKAIVRLAEGDKIQLFPES from the coding sequence ATGAGTAAATTATTTGAGTCTCGTTTAGCAGATGTAATTCGTAAGCCCGTCATTACAGAAAAAGCGACAAATGCACTAGACCTTAATCAATATACTTTTGAGGTAGATCATAGAGCGGCAAAGCCTCAAATCAAGGCAGCAATAGAGGCCTTGTTTAATGTTAAAGTTATAGGAATAAACACTATGAATCCTCCTAGGAGAACAAGAAGAGTCGGTAAATTCTCCGGAAAACGTTCTCAAGTCAAAAAGGCAATTGTACGTCTTGCTGAAGGAGACAAAATCCAACTATTCCCAGAATCTTAA
- the rplD gene encoding 50S ribosomal protein L4, with translation MTTLETLKWDGKKVGKVSIDLKVAKETSSSDLIHRAVLRQLANQRQGTASTLTRSEVRGGGRKPYKQKGTGRARQGSIRTPLRPGGGVIFGPKPRSYNLDMNRKERRLALRTALMSRVDDIKAVEDFGSTLNQPKTSEIINGLSRLGIEKTEKVLVILDSPSEVIKKSINNIAKVKLIAADQLNVFDILNANKLVIGQSAINKIQEVYAS, from the coding sequence ATGACAACTTTAGAAACTTTAAAATGGGATGGTAAAAAAGTGGGCAAAGTTTCAATTGATTTGAAAGTTGCTAAAGAGACTTCTTCCTCCGATTTAATTCATAGAGCTGTTCTTAGACAATTAGCTAACCAAAGACAAGGTACTGCATCTACCTTGACAAGGTCCGAAGTTCGCGGAGGCGGTAGAAAGCCATATAAGCAAAAGGGGACAGGAAGAGCCCGTCAAGGATCAATAAGAACTCCATTAAGACCCGGCGGAGGGGTGATTTTTGGCCCTAAACCGCGTTCGTATAATCTGGATATGAATCGAAAGGAAAGAAGATTAGCCCTTAGAACAGCTTTAATGTCCAGAGTTGATGATATAAAAGCCGTAGAAGATTTTGGCTCTACACTTAATCAACCAAAAACTAGTGAGATAATAAATGGTCTTTCTAGATTAGGAATAGAAAAAACAGAAAAAGTTTTGGTTATTCTTGATAGTCCTTCTGAAGTCATAAAAAAATCTATCAACAATATTGCAAAAGTAAAATTAATTGCTGCTGATCAGTTAAATGTTTTTGATATTCTCAATGCTAATAAGCTAGTGATAGGTCAATCAGCAATCAATAAAATTCAGGAGGTTTATGCATCATGA
- the rplC gene encoding 50S ribosomal protein L3, translating to MSIGILGKKLGMSQLFDDDGNAVPVTLIEAGPCRVTQLKTQSLDGYTAIQIGYGVSKDKHLSKPEKGHLLKSGKELLKHLKEFKVEENSSYEIGKEITVTNFEVGQKVDISGKSMGRGFSGYQKRHGFSRGPMSHGSKNHRAPGSTGAGTTPGRIYPGKRMAGRYGGKKITTKGLLVVKIDDQKNLLVVKGSVPGKPGSIVNIRPNNTVGNKGGTKS from the coding sequence ATGTCAATAGGAATCTTAGGAAAAAAATTGGGAATGTCCCAATTATTCGATGATGATGGAAATGCAGTACCAGTTACTCTTATAGAGGCTGGTCCATGTCGTGTCACCCAATTAAAAACTCAATCTTTGGATGGTTATACTGCTATTCAAATAGGTTATGGCGTATCGAAAGATAAGCACTTAAGTAAACCTGAGAAAGGTCATTTATTAAAGTCAGGCAAAGAACTTTTAAAACACTTAAAAGAATTTAAAGTTGAAGAAAATTCTTCTTACGAGATTGGAAAAGAAATAACTGTTACAAATTTTGAGGTCGGTCAAAAAGTTGATATAAGCGGAAAATCAATGGGAAGAGGTTTTTCTGGATATCAGAAAAGACATGGTTTCAGTAGAGGACCTATGAGCCATGGTTCAAAAAACCATAGAGCTCCAGGTTCTACAGGGGCTGGAACAACACCGGGGCGAATTTATCCTGGGAAAAGAATGGCAGGAAGATATGGAGGAAAAAAAATTACTACAAAAGGTTTACTGGTGGTTAAAATTGATGATCAGAAAAATTTGCTTGTAGTTAAAGGATCTGTACCAGGAAAACCTGGTTCGATAGTGAATATTAGGCCTAACAATACTGTAGGTAATAAAGGAGGAACTAAATCATGA
- the ndhN gene encoding NAD(P)H-quinone oxidoreductase subunit N, whose amino-acid sequence MPLLLSGKKFHNDLKKNKCLAMFAPLEGGYETRLLRRMRAKGFKTYITSARGLGDPEVFLLNLHGIRPPHLGHQSIGRNGALGEVQQVIPQASELFNENDKDKLLWLLEGQVLSQSELENLIKLPTADNKLKIVVEMGGSRKLEWKSLNDYVLNEF is encoded by the coding sequence ATGCCATTACTTCTTTCAGGAAAAAAGTTTCATAATGATTTAAAGAAAAATAAATGTTTAGCAATGTTTGCTCCGCTTGAGGGCGGATATGAAACTCGTCTTTTAAGAAGAATGCGAGCTAAAGGGTTTAAAACCTACATAACATCAGCCAGAGGATTAGGAGATCCCGAAGTGTTTTTATTGAATTTACATGGTATAAGACCACCTCATCTCGGCCATCAAAGTATCGGAAGGAATGGTGCTCTTGGAGAAGTTCAGCAAGTGATTCCTCAAGCATCTGAATTATTTAATGAAAATGATAAGGACAAATTATTATGGCTGTTAGAAGGACAAGTCCTATCACAATCTGAGCTAGAAAACTTAATTAAACTACCTACTGCAGATAATAAACTTAAGATTGTTGTTGAAATGGGTGGTTCGAGAAAACTTGAATGGAAATCTTTAAATGATTATGTTCTGAATGAATTCTGA
- a CDS encoding LdpA C-terminal domain-containing domain, whose product MSFLKKNKKGSDKWVKLICGASNEDIVAIEDLCAIYSAAGVDYIDVAADQSIVQAARNGIEWAKEVCGASPGLMISISDGKDIHFRKAKFDPLKCPSDCPRPCERICPTFAIDYSGIKENKCYGCGRCISSCPLNLISEYEYNLSNNDLPYTLEKIKPDAVEIHTEINRLDSFIKVANILKSSGIKLEKISVSCGLNQSKKGPKDLLKALWDRYEILSDHNVPLIWQLDGRPMSGDLAPATGKDTVKLWNNIGSRLPPGLIQLAGGTNEKTHEFLKINNFPDGIAFGSSARKIMQPLIEYANKNNKKLYEYPDQMALAIKKAQKLLNPWKTT is encoded by the coding sequence TTGAGTTTTTTGAAAAAAAATAAAAAGGGATCAGATAAATGGGTGAAATTAATTTGTGGAGCGAGTAATGAAGATATTGTTGCTATAGAAGATTTATGTGCTATTTATTCCGCTGCTGGAGTTGATTATATTGATGTTGCTGCCGACCAATCCATAGTTCAAGCCGCAAGAAATGGTATCGAATGGGCAAAAGAAGTTTGCGGGGCATCACCCGGTTTGATGATAAGCATTAGTGATGGAAAAGATATACATTTTCGTAAAGCTAAATTTGATCCATTAAAGTGCCCCTCTGATTGTCCTAGGCCATGTGAGAGAATTTGCCCTACCTTTGCAATAGATTATTCTGGTATCAAAGAGAATAAATGCTATGGATGCGGTAGATGTATAAGTAGTTGCCCCCTGAATTTAATTTCTGAATATGAATATAATTTGTCTAATAACGATTTACCATACACCTTAGAAAAAATTAAGCCTGATGCCGTAGAAATTCATACAGAAATCAATCGACTAGATTCGTTTATAAAAGTGGCAAATATTCTTAAAAGTTCAGGGATAAAATTAGAAAAAATATCTGTAAGTTGTGGATTAAATCAATCCAAAAAAGGCCCAAAAGATCTTTTAAAAGCACTCTGGGATAGATATGAAATTCTTTCTGACCATAATGTTCCGCTTATCTGGCAACTAGATGGAAGGCCAATGTCTGGTGATCTTGCTCCAGCGACCGGGAAAGATACAGTTAAATTATGGAATAATATAGGATCTCGTCTTCCACCTGGTTTAATTCAACTAGCAGGAGGAACAAATGAAAAAACCCATGAATTTTTAAAAATAAATAATTTTCCTGATGGAATTGCATTTGGGAGTTCTGCCCGAAAAATAATGCAACCACTTATTGAGTATGCCAATAAAAATAATAAAAAATTATATGAATATCCAGACCAAATGGCTTTAGCAATCAAAAAAGCGCAAAAATTGCTTAATCCCTGGAAAACAACCTAA
- a CDS encoding HAD family hydrolase — MSSQKLFLFDFDGVIVDGMNEYWHSSLLAFDKFLNSPDIYIDKSLYKKVSRTFIEMRPWVKYGWEMLIIVHQIIKKENPLNNTNKTDFLNKYHQNCQKVLLDNSWVAEDLQRSLDAARKYQIDKDFDNWIKLHIPFYEVIDFIEKIKKENIKTGIITTKGKIFAGKIIKKLNIVPELIFGYEAGTKVEIASQLSNKYEIMGFLEDRRNTLIDIKQNTATKNIPCYLADWGYLKNIDKTNLPYEIKLLKLKSLKNLLAI, encoded by the coding sequence GTGAGCTCTCAAAAATTATTTCTGTTTGATTTTGATGGAGTTATTGTTGATGGAATGAATGAATACTGGCATAGCTCATTATTAGCTTTTGACAAATTTCTCAATTCTCCTGATATATATATTGATAAAAGTCTTTATAAAAAAGTTTCAAGGACTTTCATAGAAATGAGGCCTTGGGTTAAGTATGGATGGGAGATGTTAATCATTGTCCACCAAATTATCAAAAAAGAAAATCCACTAAACAATACCAATAAAACCGATTTCCTAAATAAATATCATCAAAATTGTCAGAAAGTACTTTTAGATAATTCATGGGTTGCTGAAGATTTACAAAGAAGTCTTGATGCAGCGAGGAAATATCAAATAGATAAAGATTTTGACAACTGGATAAAATTACATATTCCATTTTATGAAGTTATAGATTTTATTGAAAAAATAAAGAAGGAAAACATCAAGACCGGTATCATTACAACAAAAGGAAAAATATTTGCAGGAAAGATTATTAAAAAATTAAATATTGTTCCTGAGTTAATTTTTGGTTACGAAGCTGGAACAAAAGTTGAAATTGCTTCACAGCTTTCGAATAAATATGAAATTATGGGTTTCTTAGAAGACAGGAGAAATACACTGATTGATATAAAGCAAAATACTGCTACAAAGAACATACCTTGTTACTTAGCTGATTGGGGCTATTTAAAAAATATTGACAAAACTAATCTGCCTTATGAAATTAAATTATTAAAATTAAAAAGTTTAAAAAATTTACTTGCAATTTAA
- the recA gene encoding recombinase RecA: MSFEERRKKDSKESSSKEKDKALNLVLGQIERNFGRGSIMRLGDASRMKVETISTGALTLDLALGGGYPKGRVVEVYGPESSGKTTLTLHAIAEVQKNGGIAAFVDAEHALDPVYAASLGVDVENLLVSQPDTGEMALEIVDQLIRSTAVDLVVVDSVAALTPRAEIEGEMGDHVIGSQARLMSQAMRKITGNIGKSGCTVIFLNQLRLKIGVTYGNPETTTGGNALKFYASVRLDIRRIQTLKRGTEEYGIRAKVKVAKNKVAPPFRIAEFDILFGKGISTTGCLLDLAEETNIIIRRGAWYSYEGENIGQGRDNTIIWLDQNLEIKKKVEGIVKSKLTEGTEVSSNSMKALNSNPENAVIANDIKTVA; encoded by the coding sequence ATGAGTTTCGAAGAAAGGAGAAAAAAAGATTCAAAGGAATCCTCGTCTAAAGAGAAAGACAAAGCATTAAATCTAGTCTTAGGACAGATAGAAAGAAACTTTGGTAGGGGATCAATAATGAGGCTTGGGGATGCCTCCAGAATGAAAGTAGAAACAATATCTACAGGTGCCCTTACATTAGACTTAGCACTAGGAGGGGGTTATCCAAAGGGAAGAGTCGTCGAGGTATACGGACCTGAGAGTTCGGGAAAAACAACTCTCACGCTTCACGCAATCGCAGAGGTACAAAAAAACGGAGGCATAGCTGCATTTGTCGATGCTGAACATGCTTTAGATCCAGTCTATGCTGCCTCTTTAGGAGTAGATGTTGAGAATTTACTAGTCTCACAACCAGATACAGGTGAAATGGCTTTAGAAATAGTTGATCAGCTCATAAGATCAACTGCAGTTGACCTTGTAGTTGTTGACTCGGTAGCAGCTCTAACTCCAAGAGCAGAAATAGAAGGTGAAATGGGAGATCACGTAATAGGGAGTCAAGCAAGGCTAATGAGTCAAGCGATGAGAAAAATAACCGGCAATATTGGAAAATCAGGATGTACAGTGATATTCCTCAATCAATTACGTTTGAAAATAGGTGTAACATATGGGAATCCAGAGACAACTACAGGAGGTAACGCATTAAAGTTTTATGCGTCAGTAAGACTTGATATTAGGAGAATTCAGACTCTTAAAAGAGGTACAGAAGAATATGGAATAAGAGCAAAAGTAAAAGTAGCAAAAAATAAAGTCGCTCCTCCGTTTAGAATTGCAGAATTTGATATCCTATTCGGTAAAGGCATTAGCACAACAGGATGTTTATTAGATTTAGCTGAAGAGACTAATATCATAATTAGAAGAGGTGCTTGGTATAGTTATGAAGGAGAAAATATTGGACAAGGAAGAGATAACACAATTATTTGGTTGGATCAAAACTTGGAAATAAAGAAAAAAGTAGAAGGTATAGTAAAAAGCAAACTGACAGAAGGGACTGAAGTAAGCTCTAACTCAATGAAGGCATTAAACAGTAATCCAGAAAATGCGGTAATTGCTAATGATATAAAAACAGTAGCTTAG
- a CDS encoding M protein, with protein MRFLSVPFYDFPSSPLLIIGALGIIVALAVFFLAYQRYFNSPLNKEIQIKKKALLKEQKELNQKLEKIEQDLKNL; from the coding sequence ATGCGGTTTCTTTCAGTACCTTTTTACGATTTCCCATCTTCTCCGTTGTTAATAATTGGGGCATTAGGAATTATTGTAGCTCTTGCGGTTTTTTTCCTTGCTTATCAAAGATACTTTAATTCTCCTCTTAACAAAGAAATTCAAATTAAGAAAAAAGCTCTTTTGAAAGAGCAAAAAGAACTTAACCAAAAATTAGAGAAAATAGAGCAGGATTTAAAAAATTTATAA
- a CDS encoding chlorophyll a/b-binding protein — MSPLADFLIFIVSLTALLVAYLAKQFQEENLIYSNKNQMTNTETKTKTKTKTIEKEKVVAETLNGRFAMIGLIAAVGAYLTTGQIIPGFV; from the coding sequence ATGAGCCCCTTAGCAGATTTTTTGATTTTCATTGTATCTTTAACTGCTCTACTCGTTGCTTATTTAGCTAAACAATTTCAAGAAGAAAATTTAATCTATTCAAACAAAAATCAAATGACTAATACAGAAACAAAAACAAAAACAAAAACAAAAACAATCGAGAAGGAAAAGGTTGTTGCAGAAACTCTTAACGGGAGATTCGCAATGATCGGTCTTATAGCTGCAGTTGGTGCATATCTAACTACAGGTCAAATTATTCCCGGTTTCGTTTAA
- a CDS encoding high light inducible protein, which translates to MSNSSYTTTESGGRQNMFPSETRPYIDETVSYDSYPQNAEKVNGRWAMIGFVALLGAYVSTGQIIPGIF; encoded by the coding sequence ATGTCAAACTCTTCATACACCACAACTGAGTCTGGCGGAAGACAAAACATGTTTCCATCAGAAACACGTCCTTATATCGACGAGACGGTTTCTTACGATAGTTACCCTCAAAATGCTGAAAAAGTTAATGGACGTTGGGCAATGATTGGTTTCGTAGCACTATTAGGCGCATACGTATCAACAGGCCAAATCATTCCTGGTATTTTCTAA
- a CDS encoding high light inducible protein: MTPEAERFNGWAAMLGFVAAVGAYVTTGQIIPGWF; this comes from the coding sequence ATGACACCAGAAGCAGAAAGATTTAACGGTTGGGCAGCAATGCTCGGTTTCGTTGCAGCAGTTGGAGCATATGTAACAACAGGTCAAATTATTCCTGGATGGTTCTAA
- a CDS encoding DUF2839 domain-containing protein, translated as MGEAKRRKSLGLPPKKYKSKSKSDQSPRLFKWLPITVNQKNSLIKLSIKASWYGIGGLILLWVVVRLIGPAAGWWTPADSL; from the coding sequence ATGGGAGAAGCAAAAAGGAGAAAATCGTTAGGTCTTCCTCCTAAAAAATACAAATCTAAATCTAAATCAGATCAATCACCTAGGTTATTTAAATGGCTACCTATTACGGTTAATCAGAAAAATAGTTTAATTAAATTAAGCATAAAAGCTAGTTGGTATGGAATTGGAGGATTAATCCTTCTGTGGGTAGTTGTCAGATTAATTGGACCTGCAGCAGGCTGGTGGACTCCTGCTGATTCATTATGA